A stretch of the Streptomyces sp. NBC_01428 genome encodes the following:
- a CDS encoding non-ribosomal peptide synthetase — protein MMIPLSFAQRRLWFVDRFEGPSPTYNGAFALRLTGELDVDALRAALHDVVDRHEVLRTVIVEDDDGVPHQQVLAHGHEQVTLPLSEVTPRTRDAAVDRAAKQTFDLATDVPIRAVLLRCAPRDHTLVLVVHHIALDGESLGPLLRDLTTAYTARRDHHAPRWQPLPVQYADYTLWQQDVLGQESDPDSLAARQLDYWRQALADLAQPLALPTDHPRRRTVSSRGDLVEFPLEPGLLRAVEKLAAEQDTTVSMVMQSALAVLLHHLGCGDDIPLGAPIAGRTDEDLRDLVGFFVNTWVLRVDLSGNPTFLQLLHRVRERALAAYDNQDMPFERLVERLNPDRSTAYHPFFQVMLAWQEPLGELHFAGLDVTSQTLETGTAKFDLFFNMIPDSSGGAGVRLEYATDLFDQDTVRALAARFVRVLARLTADTARGVSSIDVLDDSERDQLLTFTTPTAAPHGSGQTVPDLFEAQVRRTPDAPALVCQGRTLTYRALDERATRIARELTRRGAGPEDLVLLALPRTEDLVAGLLGILKSGAGYVPMDPQYLSARARTILDEAAPRFAVTDTATWQDMPPNTVEALHLDDRALWSAPGTAQERAAHGTAPAPGNLAYVMYTSGSTGTPKGAAITHRGVVDGIRALARTVGAGPGRRILAGTSVNFDVSVFELLSALSTGGTAELVPNALALAERDHWDGHIISAVPSVLGELVGHLDKAPDVDTVVLAGDVLPARLVRQVREALPGVNIVNSYGQSESFYATTFTLTATEDLPDGDVTPIGSPLPAMRAYVLGPGLAPVPHGVVGELYVAGSCLGRGYHGRPALTADRYVADPYGPAGERMYRTGDLARWNTDGHLECVGRGDGQVKVRGFRIETAEVEAAITQHPGISEAVVISRTVPSGGRRLVAYVVHTGEGAVGDDGAGGIGDVDVQSGASAAELRKFVAARLPDYMVPSAFVALGRLPLGPTGKLDRAALPEPEFQGETYRRPRTEAETVIAAAYADVLGVERVGIDDDFFAIGGDSLRSIQVVARARARGLNLTTREIFECRTAARLAEAAGAHRDQAPVLAELDGGGVGELPLPPVARHVFEHGGGTDRFAMAMALDLPDTIDADTLAATLDAVLDRHDLLRARLVPDTGAGEPVLLVPPPGSVHAHDLIHRVDCDGRWEEPALLEAAQQELHDAVGRLNPRAGRMADFVWFAPTPGTTGRLLVVLHHLVVDGVSWRILMSDLAEAWQQVRSGSTPDLPAVGTSARRWAAALQDEALSPRREAELDYWRDLLEAPNPPLGSRPFDPALDVMSTLDTVRIDLPADVTEAVLTTLPAAFNSTGTDVLLAALALAVGHWNGTGHPTLVRMEGHGREDHVVPGADLSRTIGWFTSMYPARVDVSGLDVTDALTGGPAAGQAIKRVKEQLRTVPDKGLGYGLLRHLNPETAGQLAEHRAPQIGFNYLGRISASDVPEHLRADGWGPASWSADLIPQPDPDLPALSALEVNSLVTDTPQGTRLQAAFMFPTGLLTRERTTDLANLWVQVLHGMAAHAQRPDAGGLTPSDAPLVTVRQDEIEAWEQTYGPLSEVWPQAPGQSGIQYQAALADGSFDVYHMQFVLHLSGHVDPARMRAAGQALLDRHPNLRSAFLATDNGEPVQVVADHVTLPWHHHDLSGQDPAAQDTALDQALAADRADQLDPTRPPLIRLALLTCGGRQAKLIVTAHHTLFDGWSSPMVITDLVRLYSSTEDLPAARSYGDYLAWLSAQDQQASAARWKSELEGFDQPTLVAPNAALKGTSSALGRVEVPLSIDKGRELARRAAQLGVTLNTLLQGAWAILLSQLTGQQDVVFGAAVNGRPADLPGSDEMVGLFINTLPTRVRCLPERSMGEAITDLQDRQTALLDHHHYGLADIQRDIALPALFDTLIVFENYPIDREGIVDANTSAGFTIDRIRPFAGSHYPLTLNSADPYLRLSLDYQNNLYDRPAAEEIAARLVRVLDQLLADPHTRLGAVDVLAETERDWLLETVNDTAEPTLETGLVDTLARHAKATPDALAVTAEDRSLTYRELDEDTNRLAHWLTGRGVGPESLVAVRLPRTAGLVIALLAVLKTGATYVPVDPDHPASRIAHILDDSRPALVLDADTLTAAADDLTAQPATPLATVVHPDQAAYVIYTSGSTGKPKGVTVTHRGLANFLATMARRFPLTPADRLLAVTTVSFDIAGLELYLPLLCGAGIVLADKDTIAQPAAVLKTMREHHVTVVQATPAFWQILLMEEPDAARGLRILVGGEALPPQLARTLAAQAADVANVYGPTETTIWSTSTHIGPDTGVPPIGTPIGNTRLYVLTARLEAAPRGVQGELYIAGDGLARGYQGRPDLTASRFVACPFGAPGERMYRTGDLVRWGEDGRLQYIGRTDFQVKIRGFRIELGEIEHVLAEHPAVAQAVAIVREDRVGDQRLVAYAVPAGKSDPTTLDVPALMALLRERLPEYMVPAAIVPLAALPTSPSGKLDRAALPAPDHGEAASGRAPANEREETLCRLFADLLGREQIGVDDDFFASGGHSLLATRLSGRIRKEFGIDSKVTMVFRNPTVAQLALRIAELTAPDQNRPRRANRPQLRQMTVQE, from the coding sequence ATGATGATCCCGTTGTCGTTCGCGCAGCGCCGGCTGTGGTTCGTGGACCGCTTCGAAGGCCCCTCGCCGACCTACAACGGCGCGTTCGCCCTGCGGCTGACCGGCGAACTGGACGTCGACGCACTGCGGGCGGCGCTCCACGACGTCGTCGACCGGCACGAGGTGCTGCGCACGGTCATCGTCGAGGACGACGACGGCGTCCCCCACCAGCAGGTCCTGGCCCACGGACACGAGCAGGTCACCCTGCCCCTGAGCGAGGTCACCCCCCGCACACGGGACGCGGCCGTCGACCGGGCGGCCAAGCAGACCTTCGACCTGGCCACCGACGTCCCCATCCGGGCCGTCCTGCTGCGCTGCGCACCCCGCGACCACACCCTGGTCCTGGTCGTCCACCACATCGCCCTGGACGGCGAGTCGCTGGGCCCCCTGCTGCGCGACCTCACCACCGCCTACACCGCCCGCCGCGACCACCACGCCCCGCGCTGGCAGCCACTGCCGGTGCAGTACGCCGACTACACCCTGTGGCAGCAGGACGTGCTGGGCCAGGAGTCCGACCCCGACAGCCTCGCCGCCCGCCAACTCGACTACTGGCGCCAGGCGCTGGCCGACCTCGCACAGCCGCTGGCCCTGCCCACCGACCACCCCCGCCGCCGGACGGTCAGCTCACGCGGCGACCTCGTCGAGTTCCCCCTCGAACCCGGCCTGCTGCGCGCCGTGGAGAAACTCGCCGCCGAGCAGGACACCACCGTCTCCATGGTCATGCAGTCCGCCCTCGCCGTCCTCCTGCACCACCTCGGCTGCGGCGACGACATCCCCCTGGGCGCACCGATCGCCGGCCGCACCGACGAGGACCTGCGCGACCTCGTCGGCTTCTTCGTCAACACCTGGGTGCTGCGCGTCGACCTCTCCGGCAACCCCACCTTCCTCCAGCTGCTGCACCGCGTCCGCGAACGGGCACTGGCCGCCTACGACAACCAGGACATGCCCTTCGAACGGCTCGTGGAGCGCCTCAACCCCGACCGCTCCACCGCCTACCACCCCTTCTTCCAGGTGATGCTCGCCTGGCAGGAGCCGCTGGGCGAACTCCACTTCGCCGGCCTGGACGTCACCTCGCAGACCCTGGAGACCGGCACCGCCAAGTTCGACCTGTTCTTCAACATGATCCCGGACAGCTCCGGCGGCGCCGGGGTACGCCTGGAGTACGCCACCGACCTCTTCGACCAGGACACCGTCCGCGCCCTCGCCGCCCGCTTCGTACGCGTCCTGGCACGGCTCACCGCCGACACCGCACGCGGCGTCAGCAGCATCGACGTCCTCGACGACAGCGAACGCGACCAGCTCCTGACCTTCACCACCCCCACCGCCGCACCGCACGGCAGCGGACAGACGGTCCCCGACCTGTTCGAGGCCCAGGTACGGCGCACCCCCGACGCCCCCGCGCTCGTGTGCCAGGGCCGCACCCTGACCTACCGCGCGCTCGACGAACGCGCCACCCGCATCGCCCGCGAGCTCACCCGCCGCGGCGCCGGCCCCGAGGACCTCGTCCTGCTCGCCCTGCCCCGCACCGAGGACCTCGTCGCCGGCCTCCTCGGCATCCTCAAGTCCGGCGCCGGCTACGTACCGATGGACCCGCAGTACCTCAGCGCCCGCGCCCGCACCATCCTCGACGAAGCAGCCCCGCGCTTCGCCGTCACCGACACCGCCACCTGGCAGGACATGCCGCCCAACACCGTCGAGGCCCTCCACCTCGACGACCGGGCCCTGTGGAGCGCCCCCGGCACGGCGCAGGAACGGGCCGCCCACGGCACGGCGCCCGCCCCCGGCAACCTCGCCTACGTCATGTACACCTCCGGCTCCACCGGCACGCCCAAGGGCGCCGCGATCACCCACCGGGGCGTCGTCGACGGCATCCGCGCCCTGGCCCGCACCGTCGGCGCCGGACCCGGCCGGCGCATCCTCGCCGGCACCTCCGTCAACTTCGACGTGTCCGTCTTCGAACTCCTCAGCGCCCTGAGCACCGGCGGCACCGCCGAACTCGTCCCCAACGCGCTGGCGCTGGCCGAACGCGACCACTGGGACGGCCACATCATCAGCGCCGTCCCCTCCGTCCTGGGCGAACTCGTCGGCCACCTCGACAAGGCCCCCGACGTGGACACCGTCGTCCTCGCCGGCGACGTCCTGCCCGCCCGCCTGGTCCGCCAGGTCCGCGAGGCACTGCCCGGCGTGAACATCGTCAACTCCTACGGGCAGAGCGAGAGTTTCTACGCCACCACGTTCACCCTCACCGCCACCGAGGACCTCCCCGACGGCGACGTCACCCCCATCGGCAGCCCGCTGCCCGCCATGCGCGCCTACGTCCTGGGCCCCGGCCTCGCCCCCGTACCGCACGGAGTGGTCGGCGAGCTGTACGTCGCCGGGAGCTGCCTGGGCCGCGGCTACCACGGCCGGCCCGCACTGACCGCCGACCGCTATGTCGCCGACCCCTACGGGCCCGCCGGCGAACGCATGTACCGCACCGGCGACCTGGCCCGCTGGAACACCGACGGCCACCTGGAGTGCGTGGGCCGCGGCGACGGCCAGGTCAAGGTACGCGGCTTCCGCATCGAGACCGCCGAGGTCGAAGCCGCCATCACCCAGCACCCCGGCATCAGTGAGGCTGTCGTCATCAGCCGCACCGTGCCCTCCGGGGGCCGCCGGCTCGTCGCCTACGTGGTGCACACCGGCGAAGGCGCCGTCGGCGACGACGGCGCCGGCGGCATCGGCGACGTCGACGTGCAGTCCGGCGCCTCGGCCGCCGAACTGCGCAAGTTCGTCGCCGCCCGCCTGCCCGACTACATGGTGCCCTCCGCGTTCGTCGCGCTGGGCCGCCTGCCGCTGGGACCGACCGGCAAACTCGACCGCGCCGCGCTGCCCGAACCCGAGTTCCAGGGCGAGACCTACCGTCGGCCGCGCACCGAGGCCGAAACCGTCATCGCCGCCGCCTACGCCGACGTCCTGGGCGTCGAACGCGTCGGCATCGACGACGACTTCTTCGCCATCGGCGGCGACAGCCTGCGCTCCATCCAGGTGGTGGCCCGCGCCCGCGCCCGCGGCCTGAACCTGACCACCCGCGAGATCTTCGAGTGCCGCACCGCGGCCCGCCTCGCCGAAGCGGCCGGCGCCCACCGCGATCAGGCACCCGTCCTGGCCGAACTCGACGGCGGCGGCGTCGGGGAGCTCCCACTGCCCCCGGTCGCCCGGCACGTCTTCGAACACGGCGGCGGCACCGACCGCTTCGCCATGGCGATGGCCCTGGACCTGCCCGACACCATCGACGCGGACACCCTGGCCGCCACCCTGGACGCCGTCCTGGACCGCCACGACCTGCTGCGCGCCCGCCTCGTGCCCGACACCGGCGCCGGCGAACCGGTCCTGCTCGTGCCGCCGCCCGGCAGCGTCCACGCCCACGACCTGATCCACCGCGTCGACTGCGACGGCCGCTGGGAGGAGCCCGCCCTCCTCGAGGCGGCCCAGCAGGAACTGCACGACGCCGTCGGCCGCCTGAACCCGCGGGCCGGCCGCATGGCCGACTTCGTGTGGTTCGCCCCCACCCCCGGCACCACCGGCCGTCTCCTGGTGGTCCTGCACCACCTGGTCGTCGACGGCGTCTCCTGGCGCATCCTCATGTCCGACCTCGCCGAGGCCTGGCAGCAGGTCCGCTCCGGCAGCACCCCCGACCTGCCCGCCGTGGGCACCTCCGCCCGCCGCTGGGCCGCCGCCCTCCAGGACGAGGCCCTCTCACCGCGGCGCGAAGCCGAACTCGACTACTGGCGCGACCTGCTCGAAGCACCCAACCCCCCGCTGGGCAGCCGCCCCTTCGACCCGGCCCTCGACGTCATGTCCACCCTGGACACCGTCCGCATCGACCTGCCCGCCGACGTCACCGAAGCCGTCCTGACGACCCTGCCCGCCGCGTTCAACTCCACCGGCACCGACGTCCTGCTCGCCGCCCTCGCCCTGGCCGTCGGCCACTGGAACGGCACCGGCCACCCCACCCTGGTCCGCATGGAGGGCCACGGCCGCGAGGACCACGTCGTGCCCGGCGCCGACCTGTCCCGCACCATCGGCTGGTTCACCAGCATGTACCCGGCCCGCGTCGACGTGTCCGGCCTCGACGTCACCGACGCCCTGACCGGCGGACCGGCCGCCGGACAGGCGATCAAGCGGGTCAAGGAACAACTGCGCACCGTCCCCGACAAGGGCCTGGGCTACGGCCTGCTGCGCCACCTCAACCCGGAGACCGCCGGCCAGCTCGCCGAACACCGGGCCCCGCAGATCGGGTTCAACTACCTCGGCCGGATCTCCGCCTCCGACGTGCCCGAACACCTGCGCGCCGACGGATGGGGCCCCGCCTCCTGGTCCGCCGACCTGATCCCGCAGCCCGACCCGGACCTGCCCGCCCTGTCCGCCCTGGAAGTCAACTCCCTGGTCACCGACACCCCCCAGGGGACCCGGCTGCAGGCCGCGTTCATGTTCCCCACCGGACTCCTCACCCGCGAGCGGACCACCGACCTCGCGAACCTGTGGGTACAGGTGCTGCACGGCATGGCCGCACACGCACAACGCCCCGACGCCGGCGGACTGACCCCCTCCGACGCCCCCCTCGTCACGGTCCGCCAGGACGAGATCGAGGCCTGGGAGCAGACCTACGGACCGCTCAGCGAGGTATGGCCGCAGGCCCCGGGACAGTCCGGCATCCAGTACCAGGCGGCCCTCGCCGACGGCTCCTTCGACGTCTACCACATGCAGTTCGTGCTGCACCTGAGCGGACACGTCGACCCGGCCCGCATGCGGGCCGCCGGCCAGGCCCTCCTGGACCGCCACCCCAACCTGCGCTCCGCGTTCCTGGCCACCGACAACGGCGAGCCCGTCCAGGTCGTCGCCGACCACGTCACCCTGCCCTGGCACCACCACGACCTGAGCGGACAGGACCCCGCCGCACAGGACACCGCTCTGGACCAGGCACTGGCCGCCGACCGCGCCGACCAGCTCGACCCCACCCGGCCCCCACTGATCCGCCTCGCCCTGCTCACCTGCGGAGGCCGGCAGGCGAAACTCATCGTCACCGCACACCACACCCTCTTCGACGGCTGGTCCTCACCGATGGTGATCACCGACCTGGTCCGCCTGTACTCCAGCACCGAGGACCTCCCCGCGGCCCGCAGCTACGGCGACTACCTGGCCTGGCTGTCCGCGCAGGACCAGCAGGCCTCCGCCGCACGCTGGAAGAGCGAACTGGAGGGCTTCGACCAGCCGACCCTGGTCGCCCCCAACGCCGCCCTCAAGGGCACGTCCTCGGCCCTGGGCCGCGTCGAGGTACCCCTGTCGATCGACAAGGGACGCGAACTGGCCCGCCGCGCCGCCCAGCTCGGCGTCACCCTCAACACCCTCCTGCAGGGCGCGTGGGCGATCCTGCTCTCCCAGCTGACCGGACAGCAGGACGTGGTGTTCGGCGCCGCCGTCAACGGCCGCCCCGCCGACCTGCCCGGCTCCGACGAGATGGTCGGCCTGTTCATCAACACCCTGCCCACCCGGGTGCGCTGCCTGCCCGAGCGCAGCATGGGCGAGGCCATCACCGACCTCCAGGACCGCCAGACCGCCCTGCTGGACCACCACCACTACGGGCTCGCCGACATCCAGCGCGACATCGCCCTGCCCGCCCTGTTCGACACCCTCATCGTCTTCGAGAACTACCCCATCGACCGTGAGGGCATCGTCGACGCGAACACCTCCGCGGGCTTCACCATCGACAGGATCCGCCCGTTCGCCGGCTCCCACTACCCGCTCACCCTCAACTCCGCCGACCCCTACCTGCGGCTCTCCCTGGACTACCAGAACAACCTCTACGACCGGCCCGCGGCCGAGGAGATCGCCGCCCGCCTCGTCCGCGTCCTGGACCAGCTCCTGGCCGACCCGCACACCCGCCTCGGCGCCGTCGACGTCCTGGCCGAGACCGAACGCGACTGGCTGCTCGAGACGGTCAACGACACCGCCGAACCCACCCTGGAAACCGGCCTGGTGGACACCCTGGCCCGGCACGCGAAGGCCACCCCCGACGCGCTCGCCGTCACCGCCGAGGACCGGTCGCTGACCTACCGCGAACTCGACGAGGACACCAACCGCCTCGCCCACTGGCTCACCGGCCGCGGGGTGGGACCCGAATCCCTCGTCGCCGTCCGCCTGCCCCGCACCGCCGGCCTCGTCATCGCCCTGCTGGCCGTCCTGAAGACCGGCGCCACCTACGTGCCCGTCGACCCCGACCACCCGGCCTCACGCATCGCCCACATCCTCGACGACTCCCGCCCCGCCCTCGTCCTGGACGCCGACACCCTCACCGCGGCCGCCGACGACCTCACCGCCCAGCCGGCGACGCCCCTCGCCACCGTCGTCCACCCCGACCAGGCCGCCTACGTCATCTACACCTCCGGCTCGACCGGAAAGCCCAAGGGCGTCACCGTCACCCACCGCGGACTCGCGAACTTCCTGGCCACCATGGCCCGCCGCTTCCCGCTCACCCCCGCCGACCGGCTCCTCGCCGTGACCACCGTCTCCTTCGACATCGCCGGCCTCGAGCTGTACCTCCCGCTCCTGTGCGGCGCGGGAATCGTCCTCGCGGACAAGGACACGATCGCCCAGCCCGCCGCCGTCCTGAAGACGATGCGCGAGCACCACGTCACCGTCGTCCAGGCCACCCCCGCCTTCTGGCAGATCCTCCTCATGGAGGAACCCGACGCCGCCCGCGGCCTGCGCATCCTGGTCGGCGGCGAAGCCCTGCCGCCCCAACTCGCCCGCACCCTGGCCGCCCAGGCCGCCGACGTCGCCAACGTCTACGGCCCCACCGAGACCACGATCTGGTCGACCAGCACCCACATCGGCCCCGACACCGGCGTCCCGCCCATCGGAACCCCCATCGGCAACACCCGCCTCTACGTCCTGACCGCACGCCTGGAGGCCGCCCCGCGCGGCGTGCAGGGCGAGCTGTACATCGCCGGCGACGGCCTGGCCCGCGGCTACCAGGGCCGCCCCGACCTGACCGCCTCCCGCTTCGTGGCCTGCCCCTTCGGTGCGCCCGGCGAGCGCATGTACCGCACCGGCGACCTCGTCCGCTGGGGCGAGGACGGCCGCCTGCAGTACATCGGCCGCACCGACTTCCAGGTCAAGATCCGCGGCTTCCGCATCGAACTCGGCGAGATCGAGCACGTCCTGGCCGAACACCCCGCCGTCGCCCAGGCCGTCGCGATCGTCCGTGAGGACCGCGTAGGCGACCAGCGCCTCGTCGCCTACGCGGTGCCCGCCGGCAAGAGCGACCCCACCACCCTGGACGTCCCGGCCCTGATGGCTCTGCTGCGCGAACGCCTGCCCGAGTACATGGTCCCCGCCGCGATCGTGCCGCTCGCCGCCCTGCCCACCTCACCGAGCGGAAAACTCGACCGCGCCGCCCTGCCCGCCCCCGACCACGGCGAAGCGGCGAGCGGACGGGCACCCGCCAACGAACGCGAGGAAACCCTGTGCCGGCTCTTCGCCGACCTGCTGGGCCGTGAACAGATCGGCGTCGACGACGACTTCTTCGCCAGCGGCGGACACTCCCTGCTCGCCACCCGCCTCAGCGGCCGCATCCGCAAGGAATTCGGCATCGACTCCAAGGTCACGATGGTCTTCCGCAACCCGACCGTCGCCCAA